The stretch of DNA TCTCCCTCAATTGCATTATTTAAAGGTGGAGAATTAGTTCACTTTATAGAAAGACATCATATCGAAGGAAGACCAGCAGAAATGATTGCTGAAAATTTAATGCAGGCTTTCGACGAAAACTGCTAAGATTTACTTTTTTAATACAGTAGGCACTTTGAAATAATCCGAATCTTTGGACGGAGCATTTTTGAGTGCCTTTTCTTTGGGCAAATGTTCGCCAATCTCATCTTCCCTAAGCTTATTTGTCTCTTTATTTAGGTAGATAAGAGGTTCAATATTTTCGGTATCTACTTCGTTGAGCTTATCGACAAACTCTAATATCTTATTAAGGTCATCTTCCATTTTAGCTTTAGCGTCAGAGTTAAATTCTAACTGGCTAAGTTTGGCAAGTTTATCTATGAGTGTTTGGTCAATTTTCATATCGAATTAGTTCTTGTTCTATGGTGTTAAACACTTTTTCTTTTAGTTCCTGAATACTCATGCTTGAACAATTTTCAATGGGCTTGTGAATGGTTACCCTTGCTCGCATTGGTTTTCCTTCAGTAAAACGTTCTGGAAATATGTTCTTATTATCTGCAAAGGTAATAGGAATTACGCAAACATTTTGCTCTACGGCCAATCGAAATGGACCATTTTTAAATTTTGCCAATCGCCTATCGTCTTTAACAATTCCTCCTTCTGGATAGATAACCATGTTTTGCCCCTTCTTTATTTTCTGACCAGCTTCTTCAAAGGCTTGGTATGAATTTCTGAGGCTTTCTCGATTTACCAATACGTTAAACCGTTTGTAATAAAAACCGAATATAGGAAGTTTAACGAGCGATTCTTTCCCAATAAAAGCAATGGGTTTTTTACTGATAAAAAACATCATTGGAATATCTAATGTAGATGCGTGATTACTAAATAATAGGTACTGTTTTTTTGGGTCTAGTTTATGTTCTTTTTTAATGATGGGTATAATTCCGCTAGCATACATCATAAGTTTGCTGATACGGTGTAAAAAGAAATATAATGCAGGGTAAAATTTAGGACTGAATGTCATGAAAATTGTAATAGGCAGTAGTAAAAGGAAGGGTATGGCAAAGGTTAGTAAGAACCATAAGCGCCATAATAGACTAAGTGCTGATTGTAAAATTTTCATTTGTCAAACAAAAATAGCTAATTCGTCGACTTTTCTAAAGCAATTGTTATTTTTACAGTTCAAAATTGATTTATGGCAAGAGTTTTAACAGGCATTCAAAGTACAGGCGTTCCTCATCTTGGAAATATTTTAGGGGCTATAGTCCCGGCTATAAAGTTATCTCAAAACCCAGAAAATCAAAGCCTGTTATTCATTGCTGACTTACACTCTTTAACAAGTGTAAGGGATGCTGAATTACTGAGGTACAATACCTATGCTACTGCAGCCACTTGGTTGGCTTTTGGTTTTGACACTTCTGCCAACCTTTTTTACCGACAATCGGACGTTACTGAAGTGTGTGAATTGACATGGTATTTAAATTGTTTTACGCCATTTCCAATGTTGGCAAACGCCCATTCTTTTAAAGATAAATCGAATCGTTTGTCAGACGTGAATTCAGGCTTATTTACTTATCCAGTTTTGATGGCGGCTGATATCTTGCTTTATGATGCAGAGATTGTGCCAGTAGGTAAAGACCAACAACAACACCTTGAGATGACTCGTGATATTGCAGGCTCTTTTAACCATGCTTATGGCGATACTCTAGTTTTACCCGAGGCTCAAATTGATAAACGAGTCATGACAATACCCGGTACTGACGGACAAAAGATGAGTAAGTCGTATAATAACTTTATTAATATCTTTTTGCCTGAAAAGAAATTGAGAAAGCAAATAATGGGAATCGTTACGGATAGTACCCCTCTTGAAGAGCCTAAAGATTGGGTTTCTTGTAATGTGTTTAAGCTGTACGAACTTCTTGGCTCAGAATCACAGATTTCTGACTTAAAAGCTCAATATGAAAGCGGAAATTTTGGTTATGGACATGCTAAGCAAGCTTTATTCGAACTCATTTTAGAGCACTTTTCAAATGAAAGAGAACGCTTTAATTATCTAATGGAAAATACAGAGGAAATAGAGGCAGAATTATTGAAAGGAGCTGAAAAAGCTAGAGTCATTGCCCGCTCAGTACTTCAACGTATCAGAAAAAAAGTTGGGTATTAAATACGGAACCAAAATGGCCTAGTTCCGTCTCTAAAACACGTGTTTAGACTTTATTGAATTACAACTCTTTTATTAATTAAGCTAGTATTAGTTTTAACACTTAACAAATAGATGCCATTAGCATTTGAGCTGATATCAATAGATTTGTTAAAAATGTCATCCTGAGTATTGAACTGTTTTGAATAAACTTCTTTACCAAGGTAATTTGTGATAACAATATCAACAATACTGTTTTCAACGGTTTCAAAACTAATATTAAACTTACCTCTTGATGGATTTGGAGAAAGCTCAAGCTTATCGAACTCTTCGTTTTCCAGTCTTGCACCACCTAATATGTAATACTCCGGTTGAGAAAATGAGGTTGCCCAAGAGGTGCCGTTAGTTCCACATGCTCCCCTTATTTTCCAAGAAAACACATCGCCCACATTTTGGTTGTATTTTGCTTTTGAAGTAGCAGTACCGGGGATGTTATTCCACTGAAATTGTGCGCCAGTTGTAGTATTGGTCAATTCAAGGAAATAATGATCAGGAGCGCCACTTTC from Flavobacteriales bacterium encodes:
- a CDS encoding 1-acyl-sn-glycerol-3-phosphate acyltransferase encodes the protein MKILQSALSLLWRLWFLLTFAIPFLLLLPITIFMTFSPKFYPALYFFLHRISKLMMYASGIIPIIKKEHKLDPKKQYLLFSNHASTLDIPMMFFISKKPIAFIGKESLVKLPIFGFYYKRFNVLVNRESLRNSYQAFEEAGQKIKKGQNMVIYPEGGIVKDDRRLAKFKNGPFRLAVEQNVCVIPITFADNKNIFPERFTEGKPMRARVTIHKPIENCSSMSIQELKEKVFNTIEQELIRYEN
- the trpS gene encoding tryptophan--tRNA ligase is translated as MARVLTGIQSTGVPHLGNILGAIVPAIKLSQNPENQSLLFIADLHSLTSVRDAELLRYNTYATAATWLAFGFDTSANLFYRQSDVTEVCELTWYLNCFTPFPMLANAHSFKDKSNRLSDVNSGLFTYPVLMAADILLYDAEIVPVGKDQQQHLEMTRDIAGSFNHAYGDTLVLPEAQIDKRVMTIPGTDGQKMSKSYNNFINIFLPEKKLRKQIMGIVTDSTPLEEPKDWVSCNVFKLYELLGSESQISDLKAQYESGNFGYGHAKQALFELILEHFSNERERFNYLMENTEEIEAELLKGAEKARVIARSVLQRIRKKVGY
- a CDS encoding T9SS type A sorting domain-containing protein is translated as AYRYINGNSNGDINGLKGNFTPSTNYEWHTKAWCSGNLNQDGAPDPMYHSGWGDFSPFNTEDPCDKMPENLTTSSNGTNTAVIMSWDIPESGAPDHYFLELTNTTTGAQFQWNNIPGTATSKAKYNQNVGDVFSWKIRGACGTNGTSWATSFSQPEYYILGGARLENEEFDKLELSPNPSRGKFNISFETVENSIVDIVITNYLGKEVYSKQFNTQDDIFNKSIDISSNANGIYLLSVKTNTSLINKRVVIQ
- the gatC gene encoding Asp-tRNA(Asn)/Glu-tRNA(Gln) amidotransferase subunit GatC produces the protein MKIDQTLIDKLAKLSQLEFNSDAKAKMEDDLNKILEFVDKLNEVDTENIEPLIYLNKETNKLREDEIGEHLPKEKALKNAPSKDSDYFKVPTVLKK